From a single Nocardioides panacis genomic region:
- a CDS encoding DUF1731 domain-containing protein, which produces MLLLFKAGLGGPVGPGTQYFSTISMPDWVRAATHLATHEGSSGVYNVSGPGATTNAEFGKELGRMLHRPSLLRAPAAPIRAVVGDVSSELLNSTRVEPARLLAEGFVFEHPTLNARLAAALT; this is translated from the coding sequence TTGCTGCTGCTGTTCAAGGCGGGGCTCGGCGGCCCGGTCGGCCCCGGCACGCAGTACTTCTCCACGATCTCGATGCCGGACTGGGTGCGGGCCGCCACCCATCTCGCCACCCACGAGGGCTCGTCCGGGGTCTACAACGTGTCCGGCCCGGGCGCGACCACCAACGCGGAGTTCGGCAAGGAGCTCGGCCGGATGCTGCACCGGCCCTCGCTGCTGCGGGCGCCGGCCGCACCGATCCGCGCGGTCGTCGGCGACGTGTCCTCCGAGCTGCTGAACTCGACCCGCGTGGAGCCGGCCCGGCTGCTCGCCGAGGGCTTCGTGTTCGAGCACCCCACGCTGAACGCACGGCTGGCGGCCGCGCTCACCTGA
- a CDS encoding MMPL family transporter, with protein MAHASTPVRTDGPGRSKRWVLPVVVVLLWLFVGGPLGSFAGRLAEVQKNDNASFLPKSTESTRVLNEFLTFTGQESLPTTVVFERPGGLTAADKRAIAGYGANLKDVAHVDAAAVAAPSYSADGTAAQIVVPVASSDGEEIQTAVAAIRDVVDDPPAGLTALVGGQGGILGDFITAFGAIDGILLVVALLVILVILVVVYRTIILPLVVIISALLALGLASAAIYALARNDVLDLNGQSQGILFILALGAATDYSLLLVSRFREELRDEESVYLAMRRAYRRAFEPIVASGVTVILGLLCLLLSDLSSLRGLGPVGAIGIAGAMLSALTLLPAALLLLGRWAYWPFRPMYGSEHKDARGLWGGVARLVGRRARTVWVVTFLGLAACAAFVPTLDEDPVPQTDTFLTRVDSVKAQDILDRHFPSDQSSPVVVITPQDDVEKVIAAVRAEDGIVSDGVSYLPSGPATGSTPPAPKVVDGDVVVLATLKGSAESAAAADTVRALRTDLDRVSPEVLVGGNTAIQLDARDTTDADRARVIPAILVVIFIVLALLLRSLAAPLLLVLANVLSFGATIGISAVMFNHVFDFPATDPSISLIGFVFLVALGIDYSIFLMTRVREESVRQGTHPGVLKGLSVTGGVITSAGVVLAATFAALGVVPILFLAQIAFIVAFGVLLDTLVVRTLLVPALAYDLGPRIWWPSRLWHTPDHADRATAEMLHVGSPDGVQVGADAVGPERVGPQPVDVEPVGPEPVDPEPVGPEPVGAEPVDPTDQAEPRHRA; from the coding sequence CGTTCGCCGGCCGGCTCGCGGAGGTGCAGAAGAACGACAACGCCTCCTTCCTGCCGAAGAGCACCGAGTCCACCCGGGTGCTCAACGAGTTCCTGACGTTCACCGGGCAGGAGTCGCTGCCCACGACGGTCGTCTTCGAGCGGCCGGGCGGGCTGACCGCCGCCGACAAGCGGGCGATCGCCGGGTACGGCGCCAACCTCAAGGACGTCGCGCACGTCGACGCGGCAGCGGTCGCCGCCCCGTCGTACTCCGCGGACGGCACCGCCGCGCAGATCGTCGTGCCGGTCGCGTCCTCGGACGGCGAGGAGATCCAGACGGCCGTCGCCGCGATCCGCGACGTGGTGGACGACCCGCCCGCCGGGCTGACCGCGCTGGTCGGCGGACAGGGCGGCATCCTCGGCGACTTCATCACCGCGTTCGGGGCCATCGACGGCATCCTGCTGGTCGTCGCGCTGCTGGTGATCCTGGTGATCCTGGTGGTGGTCTACCGCACGATCATCCTGCCGCTGGTGGTGATCATCTCGGCGCTGCTCGCCCTCGGCCTCGCCTCGGCGGCGATCTACGCGCTGGCCAGGAACGACGTGCTCGACCTCAACGGCCAGAGCCAGGGGATCTTGTTCATCCTCGCGCTCGGCGCCGCCACCGACTACTCGTTGCTGCTGGTCTCGCGGTTCCGCGAGGAGCTGCGCGACGAGGAGTCGGTGTACCTCGCGATGCGGCGGGCCTACCGTCGCGCGTTCGAGCCGATCGTCGCCTCCGGCGTCACCGTGATCCTGGGGCTGCTGTGCCTGCTGCTCTCCGACCTCTCCAGCCTGCGCGGGCTCGGTCCGGTCGGCGCGATCGGCATCGCGGGCGCGATGCTCTCCGCGCTCACCCTGCTGCCGGCGGCGCTGCTGCTCCTGGGCCGCTGGGCCTACTGGCCGTTCCGCCCGATGTACGGCTCGGAGCACAAGGACGCGCGCGGCCTGTGGGGCGGGGTGGCCCGGCTCGTCGGCCGGCGGGCCCGCACGGTCTGGGTGGTGACCTTCCTCGGGCTGGCCGCGTGCGCGGCGTTCGTGCCGACCCTCGACGAGGACCCGGTGCCGCAGACCGACACGTTCCTGACCCGGGTCGACTCGGTCAAGGCCCAGGACATCCTCGACCGGCACTTCCCGAGCGACCAGTCCAGCCCGGTCGTGGTCATCACGCCGCAGGACGACGTGGAGAAGGTGATCGCGGCCGTGCGGGCCGAGGACGGGATCGTCTCCGACGGGGTGAGCTACCTGCCGTCGGGCCCGGCCACCGGCTCGACGCCGCCGGCTCCCAAGGTGGTCGACGGCGACGTGGTGGTGCTCGCCACGCTGAAGGGCTCCGCGGAGTCCGCGGCGGCCGCCGACACGGTGCGTGCCCTGCGGACCGACCTCGACCGGGTCAGCCCCGAGGTGCTCGTCGGCGGGAACACCGCGATCCAGCTCGACGCCCGCGACACCACCGACGCCGACCGGGCCCGGGTGATCCCGGCGATCCTGGTCGTCATCTTCATCGTCCTCGCCCTGCTGCTCCGCTCGCTCGCCGCGCCGCTGCTGCTGGTGCTGGCCAACGTGCTGTCGTTCGGCGCGACCATCGGCATCAGCGCGGTGATGTTCAACCACGTCTTCGACTTCCCGGCGACCGACCCGTCGATCTCGCTGATCGGTTTCGTGTTCCTGGTGGCGCTCGGCATCGACTACTCGATCTTCCTGATGACGCGGGTGCGGGAGGAGTCCGTCAGGCAGGGGACCCATCCGGGCGTGCTGAAGGGGCTGTCGGTCACCGGCGGGGTGATCACCTCGGCCGGTGTCGTGCTGGCGGCCACCTTCGCGGCGCTGGGCGTGGTGCCGATCCTGTTCCTGGCGCAGATCGCGTTCATCGTCGCGTTCGGCGTGCTGCTGGACACCCTGGTCGTGCGGACCCTGCTGGTCCCCGCCCTCGCGTACGACCTCGGCCCGCGGATCTGGTGGCCCTCCCGGCTGTGGCACACGCCGGACCACGCGGACCGGGCGACCGCGGAGATGCTGCACGTCGGCAGCCCGGACGGGGTGCAGGTCGGGGCGGACGCGGTCGGCCCGGAACGGGTCGGCCCGCAACCGGTCGACGTGGAACCGGTCGGCCCGGAACCGGTCGACCCGGAACCGGTCGGCCCGGAACCGGTCGGTGCCGAGCCGGTCGACCCGACGGACCAGGCGGAGCCGCGGCACCGGGCCTGA